From a single Labrus bergylta chromosome 14, fLabBer1.1, whole genome shotgun sequence genomic region:
- the slc25a14 gene encoding brain mitochondrial carrier protein 1 isoform X2 — protein sequence MDNLNWKPFIYGGMASIVAEFGTFPVDLTKTRLQVQGQSQYTEVRYRGMFHALFRIGKEEGCRALYSGISPALLRQASYGTIKIGTYNSLKRLFVTHPEDETMVINVFCGVVSGVLSSSLANPTDVLKIRMQAQGSLLQGSMMSNFINIYQTEGTRGLWRGVIPTAQRAAIVVGVELPVYDITKKHLLRSGVMGDTILTHFISSFTCGLAGALASNPVDVVRTRMMNQRVSSGAPMYKGTLDGLMQTWKNEGFFALYKGFWPNWLRLGPWNIIFFITFEQLKKLPF from the exons ATGGACAACCTGAACTGGAAACCGTTCATCTACGGCGGCATGGCCTCGATTGTCGCAGAATTCG GGACATTTCCTGTTGACCTGACTAAGACCAGGCTCCAGGTTCAGGGTCAGTCCCAGTACACCGAGGTCCGCTACAGAGGAATGTTTCACGCCCTCTTCAGGATCGGCAAAGAGGAGGGCTGCCGGGCGCTCTACtccgg GATCTCTCCTGCTCTGCTCAGACAAGCCTCATACGGGACAATCAAGATCGGAACCTACAACTCTCTGAAGAGGCTGTTTGTCACTCATCCAGAAG ATGAGACGATGGTCATCAACGTGTTCTGTGGCGTCGTTTCTGGCgttctgtcctcctctctggcCAACCCCACCGACGTCCTCAAG ATCAGGATGCAGGCGCAGGGCAGTCTGCTCCAAGGCAGCATGATGTCCAACTTCATCAACATCTACCAGACGGAGGGAACCAGAGGCCTGTGGAGA gGTGTCATACCCACAGCACAGCGAGCAGCCATTGTTGTTGGGGTGGAACTTCCTGTTTATGACATCACCAAGAAGCACCTTCTCCGCTCAGGCGTGATGGGAGACACCATTTTGACACACTTTAT TTCCAGTTTCACGTGCGGGTTGGCGGGAGCTCTGGCGTCCAACCCCGTGGACGTGGTGCGGACCCGGATGATGAACCAGCGGGTTTCGTCGGGAGCCCCCATGTACAAAGGGACGCTGGACGGACTGATGCAGACGTGGAAGAACGAGGGTTTCTTCGCTCTCTATAAGGGATTCTGGCCAAACTGGCTCAGACTGGGACCTTGGAACATCATC TTCTTCATCACCTTCGAGCAGCTGAAGAAGCTCCCGTTCTAA
- the slc25a14 gene encoding brain mitochondrial carrier protein 1 isoform X1 yields the protein MLQLCTDLCVALLLLLLAGLQQVEAAAADMDNLNWKPFIYGGMASIVAEFGTFPVDLTKTRLQVQGQSQYTEVRYRGMFHALFRIGKEEGCRALYSGISPALLRQASYGTIKIGTYNSLKRLFVTHPEDETMVINVFCGVVSGVLSSSLANPTDVLKIRMQAQGSLLQGSMMSNFINIYQTEGTRGLWRGVIPTAQRAAIVVGVELPVYDITKKHLLRSGVMGDTILTHFISSFTCGLAGALASNPVDVVRTRMMNQRVSSGAPMYKGTLDGLMQTWKNEGFFALYKGFWPNWLRLGPWNIIFFITFEQLKKLPF from the exons ATGTTGCAGCTCTGTACTGACCTCTGTGTGGCccttcttctgctgcttctaGCGGGGCTGCAGCAGGTGGAAGCAGCAGCCGCCGACATGGACAACCTGAACTGGAAACCGTTCATCTACGGCGGCATGGCCTCGATTGTCGCAGAATTCG GGACATTTCCTGTTGACCTGACTAAGACCAGGCTCCAGGTTCAGGGTCAGTCCCAGTACACCGAGGTCCGCTACAGAGGAATGTTTCACGCCCTCTTCAGGATCGGCAAAGAGGAGGGCTGCCGGGCGCTCTACtccgg GATCTCTCCTGCTCTGCTCAGACAAGCCTCATACGGGACAATCAAGATCGGAACCTACAACTCTCTGAAGAGGCTGTTTGTCACTCATCCAGAAG ATGAGACGATGGTCATCAACGTGTTCTGTGGCGTCGTTTCTGGCgttctgtcctcctctctggcCAACCCCACCGACGTCCTCAAG ATCAGGATGCAGGCGCAGGGCAGTCTGCTCCAAGGCAGCATGATGTCCAACTTCATCAACATCTACCAGACGGAGGGAACCAGAGGCCTGTGGAGA gGTGTCATACCCACAGCACAGCGAGCAGCCATTGTTGTTGGGGTGGAACTTCCTGTTTATGACATCACCAAGAAGCACCTTCTCCGCTCAGGCGTGATGGGAGACACCATTTTGACACACTTTAT TTCCAGTTTCACGTGCGGGTTGGCGGGAGCTCTGGCGTCCAACCCCGTGGACGTGGTGCGGACCCGGATGATGAACCAGCGGGTTTCGTCGGGAGCCCCCATGTACAAAGGGACGCTGGACGGACTGATGCAGACGTGGAAGAACGAGGGTTTCTTCGCTCTCTATAAGGGATTCTGGCCAAACTGGCTCAGACTGGGACCTTGGAACATCATC TTCTTCATCACCTTCGAGCAGCTGAAGAAGCTCCCGTTCTAA